In bacterium, one genomic interval encodes:
- a CDS encoding ATP-binding cassette domain-containing protein, with the protein MSANGDPLYAGYGLTKWFGGLRAVHDLSVELFAGQVLALVGDNGAGKSTTLKMLAGSLRPDAGSITLEGEHVRLASPRTARALGIETVYQDLALADTLEVVQNVFSGRELTRYGFLQRVEMTKQTESLLEEFRVKIPSVFAQISSLSGGQRQGCAISRAVSGGSRVLLLDEPTAALGVAERRNVLELIKSLRDAGIGILIISHNLPDVFEVADRITVLRRGERVGTVPATDVDAGDLVAMITGASGNAAAGDS; encoded by the coding sequence GTGAGCGCCAACGGCGATCCGCTCTACGCCGGCTACGGCCTGACGAAGTGGTTCGGCGGGCTGCGTGCCGTCCACGACCTCTCCGTGGAGTTGTTCGCCGGGCAGGTTCTGGCGCTCGTGGGTGACAACGGCGCCGGCAAGTCCACGACGCTGAAGATGCTGGCGGGGTCGCTCCGGCCCGACGCAGGCTCCATCACGCTCGAGGGCGAGCACGTCCGGCTGGCCAGCCCGCGGACGGCTCGGGCACTCGGGATCGAGACCGTGTACCAGGACCTGGCCCTCGCGGACACGCTCGAGGTGGTGCAGAACGTGTTCTCGGGGAGGGAGCTGACCCGCTACGGCTTCCTGCAGCGCGTCGAGATGACGAAGCAGACGGAGAGCCTCCTGGAGGAGTTCCGCGTCAAGATCCCGAGCGTCTTCGCCCAGATCTCCTCGCTCTCGGGCGGTCAGCGCCAGGGATGTGCAATCTCGCGGGCGGTCAGCGGGGGCAGCCGGGTGCTGCTGCTGGACGAGCCCACGGCTGCGCTCGGGGTCGCCGAGCGCAGGAACGTGCTCGAACTCATCAAGAGCCTGCGCGACGCCGGCATCGGCATCCTCATCATCAGCCACAACCTGCCCGACGTGTTCGAGGTCGCCGATCGGATCACGGTGCTGCGCCGAGGCGAGCGGGTGGGCACGGTGCCGGCCACCGACGTCGACGCTGGCGATCTCGTCGCCATGATCACCGGCGCCTCGGGCAACGCGGCCGCGGGGGACTCCTGA
- the msrB gene encoding peptide-methionine (R)-S-oxide reductase MsrB has protein sequence MTTDKQDRRELRQRLSPLQYHVTQEAGTERAFTGEYWDCKDDGVYHCVVCDIALFSSETKYDSGTGWPSFHSELGTERVGRRTDRSHGWVRTEAVCNECGAHLGHIFDDGPAPTGERYCMNSASLNLHRDDVSTDAASE, from the coding sequence ATGACCACCGACAAGCAAGACCGGCGGGAACTCCGCCAGAGGCTCTCCCCACTCCAGTACCACGTGACCCAGGAGGCCGGCACGGAGCGGGCCTTCACCGGCGAGTATTGGGACTGCAAGGACGACGGCGTCTATCACTGCGTGGTCTGCGACATAGCGCTGTTCTCCAGCGAAACCAAGTACGACTCCGGCACCGGCTGGCCCAGCTTCCACTCCGAGTTGGGCACCGAGCGGGTGGGGCGCCGCACCGACCGCAGCCACGGCTGGGTCCGCACCGAGGCGGTCTGCAACGAGTGCGGGGCGCACCTGGGGCACATCTTCGACGACGGCCCCGCCCCAACCGGCGAGCGCTACTGCATGAACTCCGCATCACTGAATCTGCACCGCGACGACGTGTCCACCGACGCTGCGTCCGAATAA
- a CDS encoding substrate-binding domain-containing protein: MSALVRSSVVRVLVASLAVVLLATACGDDEAEQAQPPPPAPAPTEAPAPPPEPPPEPPPAPPEAPPPEPPPEPPPPPPAEVPAEKPVYGMVTAVQHPYYAPTEAAVGPTCERLGCEVIFLQPSSCDAAEESQLIRDVLAAGIDGLGVSACDAAGVLPVVEEAAATGIPIVTFDADCCADIRTIAVSNSDWQIGELHAVALNDLLPDGGKVVNIIGSLAMENVRTRLDALAEGINPNIEIENFEDQNDLTKTGQIIRDVLTTQGDEVDIFMTQTGSAAVIAQTLVDEGFDHIPVVGINDFEDILEWVRKGNIVSTVALNPGAQGELALVALDKLRQGLTPSTDFFGTGGVIITPENVDTYADDVADLNARLREEFEALWS; encoded by the coding sequence ATGAGTGCCCTCGTTAGGTCGTCCGTTGTACGTGTACTCGTCGCATCCCTGGCAGTGGTGTTGCTTGCCACCGCCTGCGGCGACGATGAGGCGGAGCAGGCGCAGCCGCCTCCGCCCGCCCCGGCGCCGACCGAGGCGCCCGCCCCACCGCCTGAGCCGCCGCCTGAGCCACCGCCGGCGCCCCCGGAGGCTCCGCCGCCGGAGCCGCCGCCCGAGCCGCCGCCACCACCACCCGCCGAGGTGCCTGCCGAGAAGCCCGTCTACGGCATGGTCACGGCCGTGCAGCACCCCTACTACGCGCCGACCGAGGCAGCGGTCGGTCCTACCTGCGAGCGATTGGGCTGCGAGGTCATCTTCCTGCAGCCCTCCTCGTGCGATGCCGCCGAGGAGAGCCAGCTCATCCGCGATGTGCTGGCGGCAGGGATCGACGGGCTCGGGGTCTCGGCGTGCGACGCGGCCGGCGTCCTGCCCGTGGTGGAGGAGGCCGCCGCCACCGGCATCCCGATCGTGACATTCGACGCCGACTGCTGCGCCGACATCCGGACGATCGCGGTCTCCAACAGCGATTGGCAGATCGGCGAGTTGCACGCCGTGGCGCTCAACGACCTCCTGCCCGACGGCGGGAAGGTCGTCAACATCATCGGATCGCTGGCGATGGAGAACGTGCGGACTCGCCTGGACGCGCTCGCGGAGGGCATCAACCCCAACATCGAGATCGAGAACTTCGAGGACCAGAACGACCTGACCAAGACCGGCCAGATCATCAGGGACGTCCTGACGACCCAAGGGGACGAGGTCGACATCTTCATGACGCAGACGGGGAGTGCAGCGGTCATCGCGCAGACCCTGGTCGACGAGGGCTTCGATCACATCCCGGTCGTCGGCATCAACGACTTCGAGGACATCCTCGAGTGGGTGCGCAAGGGCAACATCGTGAGCACCGTGGCGCTGAACCCGGGAGCCCAAGGGGAGCTGGCGCTCGTCGCCCTCGACAAGCTCCGCCAGGGGCTCACCCCGTCGACGGACTTCTTCGGGACGGGCGGCGTGATCATCACACCGGAGAACGTGGACACCTACGCCGACGACGTGGCGGACCTGAACGCACGTCTGCGGGAGGAATTCGAAGCTCTCTGGTCGTAG
- a CDS encoding nuclear transport factor 2 family protein yields the protein MRETNQRLMDTFFEGVNSHDPDLLVSVLAENCEINDEGAPYPYDRAGLHEMHSAFYEHFPDARFEILHRIVEENGACYVYRATGTGRGEWPEGNDIEGARLDLIEVLISRVAGGAIVGLDFHMDTEILRQQVWRS from the coding sequence ATGCGAGAAACCAACCAACGGCTCATGGACACCTTCTTCGAGGGCGTCAACAGCCACGACCCGGACCTCTTGGTCTCGGTACTGGCCGAGAACTGCGAGATCAACGACGAGGGTGCCCCCTACCCCTACGACCGCGCCGGCCTCCACGAGATGCACAGCGCCTTCTACGAGCACTTCCCCGACGCCCGCTTCGAGATCCTCCACCGCATCGTGGAGGAGAACGGGGCGTGCTACGTGTACCGGGCGACCGGTACGGGCAGGGGAGAATGGCCCGAGGGCAACGACATCGAGGGTGCGCGGCTCGACCTCATCGAGGTCCTGATCTCCCGTGTCGCCGGCGGCGCCATCGTCGGCCTCGACTTCCACATGGACACCGAGATCCTGAGGCAGCAGGTCTGGCGAAGCTGA
- the recA gene encoding recombinase RecA → MTTESNGRVREQALDLALRQIEKNFGKGAIMRMGEKGAMQIESVSTGALALDVALGIGGLPRGRVTEIFGPESSGKTTLALHVVAEAQRTGGVCAYIDAEHALDPIYARAIGVDVDEMLISQPDTGEQALEIADVLIRSGAIDAVVVDSVAALTPRAEIEGEMGDHHVGLQARLMSQALRKLTANLHKSHAVCIFINQLREKIGVMFGSPETTTGGRALKFYSSVRLDIRRIESIKNGAEVVGNRTRVRVVKNKVAPPFRTAEFDIMYSQGISREGSVLDLAVNLDIVKKSGAWYTYEGDQIGQGRENVKTFLRENPALVLEMAEKVTGQLLPQVAETPEAEPAAVAT, encoded by the coding sequence ATGACGACCGAAAGCAACGGCAGGGTGCGCGAGCAGGCGCTCGACTTGGCCCTTCGCCAGATCGAGAAGAACTTCGGCAAGGGCGCCATCATGCGGATGGGCGAGAAAGGTGCCATGCAGATCGAGTCCGTGTCCACCGGGGCGCTGGCCCTCGACGTGGCGCTCGGGATCGGCGGCCTGCCCCGCGGCAGGGTCACGGAGATCTTCGGGCCCGAGTCCTCGGGCAAGACCACGCTGGCGCTGCACGTCGTGGCCGAGGCGCAGCGCACCGGCGGCGTATGTGCCTACATCGACGCCGAGCACGCCCTCGACCCGATCTACGCCCGGGCCATCGGGGTGGACGTGGACGAGATGCTGATCTCCCAGCCCGACACCGGCGAGCAGGCGCTGGAGATCGCCGACGTGCTGATCCGCTCGGGCGCCATCGACGCGGTGGTGGTCGACTCGGTGGCGGCGTTGACGCCCCGGGCCGAGATCGAGGGCGAGATGGGCGACCACCACGTGGGCCTGCAGGCCCGGCTCATGTCCCAGGCCCTGCGCAAGCTCACCGCCAACCTGCACAAGAGCCACGCAGTGTGCATCTTCATCAACCAGCTGCGCGAGAAGATCGGGGTGATGTTCGGCTCGCCGGAGACCACCACGGGGGGCCGGGCGCTGAAGTTCTACTCGTCGGTGCGCCTCGACATCCGCCGCATCGAGTCCATCAAGAACGGCGCCGAGGTGGTCGGCAACCGCACCCGCGTCCGGGTGGTGAAGAACAAGGTGGCGCCGCCGTTCCGCACCGCCGAGTTCGACATCATGTACTCCCAGGGCATCAGCCGGGAGGGCTCGGTGCTGGACCTGGCGGTGAACCTCGACATCGTGAAGAAGTCGGGGGCCTGGTACACCTACGAGGGCGACCAGATCGGCCAGGGGCGCGAGAACGTCAAGACCTTCCTGCGGGAGAACCCCGCCCTGGTGCTGGAGATGGCCGAGAAGGTCACCGGGCAGTTGCTGCCCCAGGTCGCCGAGACGCCCGAGGCGGAGCCCGCCGCCGTCGCCACCTGA
- a CDS encoding ABC transporter permease, producing the protein MGASEGREGLAMTARGGWGTGRYREYRNLLFGAQRYPKIILAAVIVVGVITVIIDTRFASWLNVTNVLRAAAPVGVAAVGQTIVLIGGNFDLSIGSMAGLTGLLTAVFLHNGLGAAETIVLVLLVGMGLGLVNAFVVGIIRINPIIGTLGTGSVFYGAAVLATKGVPQVYPREGLLFLVTKRLGIHPSVFVYIGVLLLFGVFLHMTVWGVRTYLLGANVEAARTSGVPTTQTVMLTYVISGLLAAVGGILLTVELGSGQPSGGQTWLLSTLAGPIIGGVAVTGGAGTLFGAFLGMVLISEINSALVFAGYTSFARELALGIAILVAMTTQADTIRSLLRTARQRARLRAGEEVVD; encoded by the coding sequence GTGGGCGCCTCCGAGGGGCGCGAGGGCCTCGCCATGACCGCGCGGGGCGGCTGGGGAACGGGGCGCTACCGCGAGTACCGCAACCTGCTCTTCGGCGCGCAGCGGTACCCGAAGATCATCCTCGCCGCTGTCATCGTCGTCGGCGTGATCACCGTGATCATCGATACTCGATTCGCCTCGTGGTTGAACGTCACCAACGTCCTGCGTGCCGCCGCACCCGTCGGCGTCGCCGCCGTCGGCCAGACGATCGTGCTGATCGGCGGGAACTTCGACCTCTCGATCGGTTCGATGGCGGGGCTCACCGGGCTCCTGACGGCGGTGTTCCTGCACAACGGCCTGGGCGCAGCCGAGACCATCGTGCTGGTGCTGCTCGTCGGTATGGGTCTCGGGCTGGTGAACGCCTTCGTCGTGGGGATCATCCGCATCAACCCCATCATCGGCACACTGGGCACGGGGAGCGTCTTCTACGGGGCGGCGGTGCTCGCCACAAAGGGCGTCCCGCAGGTCTACCCGCGCGAGGGCCTGCTGTTCCTGGTGACCAAGCGGTTGGGCATCCACCCCTCGGTGTTCGTCTACATCGGCGTGCTGTTGCTGTTCGGGGTGTTCCTGCACATGACCGTCTGGGGGGTGCGGACCTACCTGCTGGGCGCCAACGTGGAGGCGGCGCGCACCTCGGGCGTTCCCACCACCCAGACGGTGATGCTGACCTACGTGATCAGCGGGCTGCTGGCGGCGGTCGGGGGGATCCTGCTGACGGTGGAGCTCGGCTCGGGTCAGCCGAGCGGCGGCCAGACGTGGCTCCTGTCGACCCTTGCCGGTCCGATCATCGGCGGTGTGGCGGTGACCGGCGGCGCCGGCACGCTCTTCGGGGCCTTCCTCGGGATGGTGCTCATATCCGAGATCAACAGCGCGCTCGTCTTCGCCGGCTACACGTCCTTCGCCAGGGAGTTGGCGCTCGGGATCGCCATCCTGGTGGCAATGACCACCCAGGCCGACACCATCAGGTCGTTGCTGCGGACGGCCCGGCAACGCGCCCGCCTGCGGGCCGGTGAGGAGGTCGTGGACTGA
- a CDS encoding isopenicillin N synthase family oxygenase: MPPPGRELAHSGTVTAMSAASGGLSAPAPATAPSPVPIIDISPAAEGAGGLAEVGRAVDEACRAIGFFVIVGHGVPQPTIDAVWSAAREFFDLPLEVKRQSPAPSEDYAYGYSPIRGEMLARSLGDTTPPDLKETLNMGPLDLPAVIPPGGGAILAEPRWPDEPASLRPAWEAYFRTMADLAGRLLSIMAVGLDLPADYFEELLDHHSSAMRAINYPELESRPLPGQLRAGAHTDYGTLSILRFDDAPGGLEVMGPDGWAAVPMIPDGFVVNLGDMMARWTNDRWVSTLHRAALPPADAGRSARRQSIVFFHNVRWDAEVRCLPTCLAPGESPRYEPVLAGPHLLSKFASTVVGDY; this comes from the coding sequence ATGCCGCCCCCGGGCCGAGAACTCGCCCACTCCGGCACCGTCACGGCGATGAGCGCGGCGTCCGGCGGGCTGTCGGCGCCGGCACCGGCGACCGCGCCATCCCCCGTCCCGATCATCGACATCTCCCCCGCCGCCGAGGGTGCCGGGGGCCTGGCCGAAGTCGGCAGGGCCGTGGACGAGGCCTGCCGCGCCATCGGTTTCTTCGTCATCGTCGGCCACGGCGTGCCGCAACCGACCATCGACGCCGTTTGGAGCGCGGCACGGGAGTTCTTCGACCTGCCGCTGGAGGTCAAGCGGCAGAGCCCGGCGCCGTCGGAGGACTACGCCTACGGCTACTCCCCCATCCGGGGCGAGATGCTGGCCCGCTCGCTCGGCGACACCACGCCGCCGGATCTGAAGGAGACCCTCAACATGGGCCCCCTGGACCTGCCGGCGGTGATCCCCCCGGGCGGCGGGGCGATCCTGGCCGAACCCCGCTGGCCCGACGAGCCGGCGTCACTGCGGCCGGCCTGGGAGGCGTACTTCCGGACCATGGCCGACCTTGCGGGCAGGCTGTTGTCGATCATGGCCGTGGGGCTGGACCTGCCGGCGGACTACTTCGAGGAGTTGCTGGACCACCACTCCAGCGCCATGCGGGCGATCAACTATCCGGAACTGGAGAGCCGCCCGCTGCCCGGACAGCTGCGCGCCGGCGCCCACACCGACTACGGCACCCTGTCGATCCTGCGCTTCGACGATGCCCCCGGCGGCCTGGAGGTCATGGGGCCGGACGGCTGGGCGGCCGTGCCGATGATTCCGGACGGCTTCGTGGTGAACCTCGGCGACATGATGGCCCGCTGGACCAATGACCGCTGGGTCTCCACCCTGCACCGGGCCGCGCTACCGCCGGCTGACGCCGGCCGCTCCGCCCGGCGTCAGAGCATCGTGTTCTTCCACAACGTGCGCTGGGACGCCGAGGTGCGCTGCCTGCCAACCTGCCTGGCGCCCGGCGAATCGCCCCGCTACGAGCCGGTCCTGGCCGGCCCCCACCTGCTCAGCAAGTTCGCCAGCACCGTGGTGGGCGACTACTAG
- a CDS encoding aspartate aminotransferase family protein: protein MTGEVARRDDAVITKSLKYRLYPFVVGRAEGVRLWDPDGNEYLDWMGCGGAVPAGYGHPEVRDAAISAIDKEYAHPLVCYIHEPAVELAEKLVDLFPGDFDKKVWFGVSGSDAMDYLAKVVPVASGRPRIVSFIGAFHGMTIGSGAISGHGALSTPIPGGHITKAPYPNPYRCTWGPCDPQECSLRCLDYLRTELLTNVSPADQTAAVFAESIQSDSGEIVPPDNYFPALRELCDEHGIWLIFDEIKTAFGRTGRMFGFEHFGIEADAVGLAKPLGGGFPLSAVVGRSEILEVDIYTAYTLGGHPVSCTTSLAFMEVMQREDLATNAADMGGYLKEKLLEMKGGHPLIGDVRGKGLLLGVELVTDQQTREPATTDAHRLAYRCFELGLILLAFGNVMEITPPLTITRSDADEALAIFERALADIEAGRFDDAKLAGLH from the coding sequence TTGACCGGGGAGGTCGCCCGGCGCGACGACGCCGTCATCACGAAGTCGCTGAAGTACCGGCTCTACCCCTTCGTCGTGGGCAGGGCGGAGGGCGTGCGCCTCTGGGACCCTGACGGCAACGAGTACCTGGACTGGATGGGCTGTGGTGGGGCGGTCCCCGCCGGGTACGGCCATCCCGAGGTGCGCGACGCCGCGATCTCGGCGATCGACAAGGAGTACGCACACCCGCTGGTGTGCTACATCCACGAGCCCGCGGTCGAACTTGCCGAGAAGCTCGTGGACCTCTTCCCGGGCGATTTCGACAAGAAGGTCTGGTTCGGCGTCTCCGGATCGGACGCCATGGACTACCTCGCCAAGGTGGTCCCGGTGGCCTCGGGCCGTCCCCGCATCGTCTCCTTCATCGGCGCCTTCCACGGCATGACGATCGGTTCCGGGGCCATCTCCGGACACGGCGCCCTGAGCACGCCGATCCCCGGCGGTCACATCACCAAGGCGCCCTACCCCAACCCCTACCGCTGCACCTGGGGACCGTGCGACCCCCAGGAGTGCTCCCTGCGGTGCCTGGACTATCTCCGCACCGAGCTGTTGACGAACGTCTCGCCTGCGGACCAGACGGCGGCCGTGTTCGCGGAGAGCATCCAGTCCGACAGCGGGGAGATCGTGCCCCCGGACAACTACTTCCCCGCGCTGCGGGAGTTGTGCGACGAGCACGGCATCTGGCTGATCTTCGACGAGATCAAGACGGCGTTCGGCCGGACCGGGCGGATGTTCGGGTTCGAGCACTTCGGCATAGAGGCCGACGCGGTCGGCCTGGCCAAGCCCCTCGGCGGGGGCTTCCCCCTTTCGGCCGTGGTGGGGCGCTCGGAGATCCTCGAGGTCGACATCTACACGGCGTACACGCTCGGAGGCCACCCGGTCTCGTGCACCACGTCGCTCGCCTTCATGGAGGTGATGCAGCGCGAGGACCTCGCCACCAATGCGGCCGACATGGGCGGCTACCTCAAGGAGAAACTGCTCGAGATGAAGGGCGGGCACCCCCTCATCGGCGACGTCCGGGGCAAGGGTCTGCTGCTCGGCGTGGAGCTGGTGACCGATCAGCAGACCCGGGAACCGGCCACCACCGACGCCCACCGGCTCGCCTACCGGTGCTTCGAGTTGGGACTGATCCTGCTGGCCTTCGGGAACGTCATGGAGATCACGCCTCCGCTGACGATCACCCGCAGCGACGCCGACGAGGCATTGGCCATCTTCGAGCGCGCCCTTGCGGACATCGAGGCGGGGCGCTTCGACGACGCCAAACTGGCCGGGCTCCACTAG
- a CDS encoding glucose 1-dehydrogenase, translating to MRGYAMDTGARGIAELVDLSGRCAVITGGSQGFGAAIARRLGEAGATVVAAARSLDKARNVAASIPDGRGFAIRVDVTDGDSILNLVAEARELTGRIDVFVNNAGAFSNYLLDEMPPEEFQRVIDTNITGSFLCAQAAARAMRADGEGGVIINMASVDSFQPSSPGLIHYITSKHALIGLTRALAMELAPWGIRVNAICPGASLTEGVVDFIKAVAPHGIDVEAEFAGIIDHVPLGRLCSPDDVAIATLFLASGLSSFVTGTSLTVDGGILAQPMEGYPEDYGPGGD from the coding sequence GTGAGGGGGTACGCGATGGACACCGGTGCCAGAGGGATCGCCGAACTGGTCGACCTGTCCGGCCGGTGCGCCGTCATCACCGGCGGTTCTCAGGGGTTCGGCGCCGCCATAGCCCGCCGGCTGGGCGAAGCCGGCGCGACGGTGGTTGCCGCCGCCCGCAGTCTGGACAAGGCGCGGAACGTCGCGGCCTCGATTCCCGACGGGAGGGGCTTCGCCATCCGGGTGGACGTGACCGACGGTGACTCGATCCTGAACCTCGTGGCCGAGGCACGGGAGTTGACGGGCCGCATCGACGTGTTCGTGAACAACGCCGGCGCGTTCTCGAACTACCTGCTCGACGAGATGCCGCCGGAGGAGTTCCAGCGCGTCATCGACACGAACATCACCGGCAGCTTCCTGTGCGCGCAGGCGGCGGCACGGGCGATGCGCGCCGACGGCGAGGGCGGGGTCATCATCAACATGGCGTCGGTGGACTCGTTCCAGCCGTCCTCGCCGGGCTTGATCCACTACATCACCTCGAAGCACGCGCTCATCGGCCTCACGCGCGCCCTTGCGATGGAGTTGGCGCCGTGGGGCATCCGCGTCAACGCCATCTGCCCCGGGGCGTCGCTCACCGAGGGCGTCGTGGACTTCATCAAGGCGGTCGCCCCGCACGGCATCGACGTCGAGGCGGAGTTCGCCGGCATCATCGACCACGTCCCCCTGGGTCGGCTCTGCAGCCCGGACGACGTGGCGATCGCCACGCTCTTCCTGGCCTCGGGGCTGTCCTCGTTCGTGACGGGCACCTCACTCACCGTCGACGGCGGGATCCTGGCCCAGCCGATGGAGGGCTATCCCGAGGATTACGGGCCCGGCGGCGACTGA